From Bombus vancouverensis nearcticus chromosome 15, iyBomVanc1_principal, whole genome shotgun sequence, the proteins below share one genomic window:
- the Remo gene encoding remoulade isoform X6: MRAILLFLILIQTRGETIQTCPKYCTCKLGAQAEWLRIKCSNELQNIRDINLDSVSVELVQLDLSKNDIYAIEANIFKNLTNLKRLNLSQNDITFIGENSFDGLGNLERLDLSKNQISTIDAHTFSKLPNLKRLDLSGNNISVVKPSLFHNLLALERLKLNENKLTTLMEGTFYGLKSLKQLDLSNNPWRCDCELYWFSNWIHNSSIKLNPAPKCVSPINIKGEFVKKLKYSENIQCQWLPPTIELRPVNNQVVFAGDSITLKCRAPSITEDRNARLSWLWYPNTTSETVDLNTFLDPQKSLSNIKVDNRYLADSGIVDSSLSIVPVKEEHNGQWNCLLVSVNGNRTKAISVIVISEETRYCPLAVTKNNKGIYTWPKTIVGWRAELPCEGNHLSGLMQMPLKASYQCNITGYWENLNTELCPYISHITKSLEQFSKVNLSLTRISLLESAKKFKNYTGNTIKITDPIEVDFITQTIENYLNFVTEEKELGSMLIDVISTLINVPKNILKKAEISFKSCTRLIKAVEKIIQFTPSIQFYKKNMALEEFRVKRDSFTGLICTWYSNNNPEIRFLQCTTNNRTSPINIKDKIIEASIHLPASLLQYSQEVTAHQLMISVYSNSRLFPKIINNDNMDIPSCVIGSKLYGMSIQNLTEPVYIMLKAPLYYYAGKKLLPVVWDETLNKSGGWTNDGCYLRNVLNNLIVFHCNRLGYYGLLQDTSTFDYNGNSISGAKFRYSNPAIYIGSIATVTCLVIMSVTYIICYTSIAMPKKAKHCVINTWFAMALLSFFYSIGIYQTENIPICQGVGLILHYLSLCCLLWMAVFASNMYKKLSKPDLEDIPDNELQDPPIPKPLLGLYLVGWGIAMIICGISGAINLREYAGYSYCFLTTAPALVALFVPAGFLIVYLSIFHLLIKCSIQNVDMNAQLSEGTQATENMDLELLEPNTNLSVGRNSARSAQTVLSDIDDSEHSQITQLKGQIIILILYLISWITAAAAITKPLSAYISFDETIFATLYSLFSSSLGIFILFFYGIARNDVRSQWLKMGCWFQKRKNQCCRTRSISDANPVIATQSLVQNLVPPMSNSQATQVTSDSNSIGSSRYTNRSQTYNAFKVTDIITSQEVSPVGRKMTNVNLVVLHRQQYRSDNSVTTYIEPTCVEMFYNPHQSGVARKFFRKQRRHTKNNNLGPRKQGDGGAMSDAGSCISVPRSTTKLDSNIDQTILSSSAKIAVVVSQRKEMFQCDLLLVKKVFLEIHGHQN; the protein is encoded by the exons ATGAGAgctattttattgtttttaattttaattcaaacaAGAGGAGAAACAATCCAGACATGTCCAAAGTATTGCACATGTAAACTTGGTGCACAAGCAGAATGGCTACGAATTAAATGTAGTAATGAATTGCAGAACATTAGGGATATCAATCTTGATAGTGTCAGCGTGGAATTAGTTCAATT AGATTTGAGCAAGAATGATATTTATGCTATTGAAGCTAACATATTTaagaatttgacaaatttgaaacgTTTGAACTTATCGCAAAATGATATAACTTTTATTGGTGAAAATTCTTTTGATGGTCTTGGAAATTTAGAGAGATT GGATTTAagtaaaaatcaaatttcaacTATAGATGCTCATACATTTAGCAAGTTGCCAAATTTGAAAAGGCT TGATTTGTCCGGCAACAACATAAGTGTGGTGAAACCatcattatttcataatttactGGCTTTAGAGCGCTT gaAGTTAAACGAAAATAAATTAACAACTTTAATGGAGGGTACTTTTTATGGTCTGAAATCTTTAAAACAGTT aGATTTATCTAACAATCCATGGAGATGTGACTGTGAATTATACTGGTTTAGTAATTGGATTCATAACAGTTCTATTAAATTAAa tcCTGCCCCAAAATGTGTATCACCTATAAATATCAAAGGTGAATTTGTGAAAAAATTGAAGTATTCAGAAAATATTCAATGTCAGTGGTTACCTCCCACAATTGAACTTCGGCCAGTTAATAATCAAGTAGTATTTGCTGGAGATTCTATAACTTTAAAATGCAGAGCACCTAGTATAACAGAAGATAGAAATGCAAGACTAAGTTGGTTGTGGTATCCTAATACTACTTCTGAAACTGTAGATTTAAATACATTTCTAGATCCACAAAAAAGTTTATCTAATATTAAAGTGGATAACAGATATCTTGCAGATAGTGGCATTGTGGACAG ttCTCTTAGTATTGTTCCTGTTAAAGAAGAACACAATGGCCAATGGAATTGTTTGTTAGTTTCTGTAAATGGTAATAGAACAAAAGCAATCAGTGTAATAGTTATCTCTGAAGAAACTCGTTATTGTCCTCTAGcag TAACTAAAAATAATAAAGGTATTTATACATGGCCAAAAACTATAGTAGGATGGAGGGCAGAATTACCATGCGAAGGCAACCACTTATCAGGTTTAATGCAAATGCCTTTAAAAGCTTCTTATCAATGTAATATTACAGGATATTGGGAGAATTTAAACACAGAATTATGTCCTTACATATCACATATAACAAAAAGTTTAGAACAATTTTCTAAAGTTAATCTTTCACTTACAAGGATCAGTTTATTAGAAAGTGcgaagaaattcaaaaattataCAGGAAATACCATAAAAATAACCGATCCTATTGAAGTTGATTTCATAACTCAAACTATAGAAAATTACTTAAATTTTGTAACTGAAGAAAAAGAACTTGGTTCTATGTTAATTGATGTCATTAGTACTCTGATTAATGTAccaaagaatattttaaaaaaagcTGAAATTTCCTTTAAATCTTGCACGCGACTAATAAAAGCTGTAGAAAAGATTATACAATTTACTCCATCTATACAATTTTACAAGAAAAACATGGCACTAGAAGAATTCAGAGTGAAACGTGATAGTTTTACAGGATTAATATGTACATGGTATTCCAATAATAATCCAGAAATACGATTTTTACAATGTACAACAAACAATAGAACATCTCCGattaatataaaagataaaataattgaaGCATCAATACACCTACCTGCATCTTTATTACAATATTCACAAGAAGTTACTGCTCATCAATTAATGATTTCTGTATATAGCAATAGTAGATTGTTTcctaaaataattaacaatgaTAATATGGATATTCCATCATGTGTTATTGGAAGCAAGTTAT ATGGAATGTCAATACAAAATTTAACTGAGCCTGTATACATTATGCTAAAGGCACCTTTATACTACTACGCCGGAAAAAAATTATTACCCGTAGTTTGGGATGAAACATTAAATAAATCAGGAGGCTGGACAAATGATGGTTGCTATTTAAGAAATGTATTAAATAACTTAATAGTATTTCATTGCAATAGATTGGGATATTATGGCCTTTTACAAGATACTTCTACATTTGATTACAATGGTAACAG CATAAGTGGCGCCAAATTTAGGTATTCAAATCCAGCAATATATATTGGAAGTATTGCAACAGTAACATGTTTAGTTATTATGTCTGTTACATACATTATCTGTTACACATCAATTGCTATGCCTAAAAAAGCAAAACATTGTGTTATTAATACTTGGTTTGCTATGGCattattatcatttttttatagtattggTATTTACCAAACAGAAAATATACCAATTTGTCAAGGTGTTGGTCTTATTCTACATTACTTGTCTTTATGTTGTTTATTATGGATGGCAGTATTTGCAAG caatatgtataaaaaattatCTAAACCAGATCTTGAAGATATTCCGGATAATGAACTTCAAGATCCACCAATACCAAAACCATTATTAGGGCTGTATCTAGTCGGCTGGGGTATAGCTATGATCATTTGTGGTATATCTGGCGCAATAAATTTACGAGAATACGCTGGATATTCATATTGTTTTCTCACAACTGCTCCTGCTCTTGTTGCATTGTTTGTTCCAGCTGGatttctaattgtatatttatctatttttcatTTACTCATTAAATGTTCAATTCAAAATGTTGATATGAATGCTCAGTTGTCTGAAGGTACACAAGCAACGGAAAATATGGATTTAGAATTATTGGAACCAAATACAAATCTTTCTGTAGGCAGGAATAGTGCACGCAGTGCACAGACTGTTTTATCCGATATTGACGACTCAGAACATTCTCAAATAACTCAACTAAAGGgtcaaattattattttaattttatatttaatatcatgGATTACTGCAGCAGCAGCTATAACAAAGCCATTAAGTGCATACATTTCGTTTGATGAAACTATATTTGCTACTTTATATTCCCTTTTTTCTAGTTCACTTGGAATTTTCATCCTCTTTTTTTATGGAATTGCGCGAAATGATGTTAGGTCACAATGGTTAAAAATGGGTTGCTGGTTTCAAAAACGAAAAAATCAATGTTGTCGAACAAGAAGTATCTCTGATGCAAATCCTGTAATAGCAACGCAATCATTAGTACAAAATTTGGTACCTCCAATGTCTAATTCTCAGGCTACTCAAGTTACATCTGATTCAAATTCCATTGGTTCATCCAGATACACCAATAGGTCGCAAACTTATAATGCATTTAAAGTTACAGATATTATAACCAGTCAAGAAGTTTCACCTGTTGGTAGAAAAATGACTAATGTGAACTTAGTTGTATTACATCGACAGCAATACAGATCTGATAATTCCGTAACAACATATATTGAACCAACTTGTGTTGAAATGTTTTATAATCCTCATCAAAGTGGAGTTGCTAGAAAATTTTTTAGAAAACAACGTCGtcatacaaaaaataataatcttGGTCCTCGAAAACAAGGTGATGGCGGTGCTATGAGTGATGCTGGTAGTTGCATTTCTGTACCACGATCTACTACAAAATTAGATAGTAATATAGACCAAACCATCTTAAGTAGCAGTGCAAAa ATAGCGGTGGTAGTATCTCAGAGGAAAGAAATGTTCCAGTGCGATTTGTTATTGGTCAAGAAGGTCTTTTTGGAAAT ACATGGACATCAAAACTGA
- the Remo gene encoding remoulade isoform X5 has translation MRAILLFLILIQTRGETIQTCPKYCTCKLGAQAEWLRIKCSNELQNIRDINLDSVSVELVQLDLSKNDIYAIEANIFKNLTNLKRLNLSQNDITFIGENSFDGLGNLERLDLSKNQISTIDAHTFSKLPNLKRLDLSGNNISVVKPSLFHNLLALERLKLNENKLTTLMEGTFYGLKSLKQLDLSNNPWRCDCELYWFSNWIHNSSIKLNPAPKCVSPINIKGEFVKKLKYSENIQCQWLPPTIELRPVNNQVVFAGDSITLKCRAPSITEDRNARLSWLWYPNTTSETVDLNTFLDPQKSLSNIKVDNRYLADSGIVDSSLSIVPVKEEHNGQWNCLLVSVNGNRTKAISVIVISEETRYCPLAVTKNNKGIYTWPKTIVGWRAELPCEGNHLSGLMQMPLKASYQCNITGYWENLNTELCPYISHITKSLEQFSKVNLSLTRISLLESAKKFKNYTGNTIKITDPIEVDFITQTIENYLNFVTEEKELGSMLIDVISTLINVPKNILKKAEISFKSCTRLIKAVEKIIQFTPSIQFYKKNMALEEFRVKRDSFTGLICTWYSNNNPEIRFLQCTTNNRTSPINIKDKIIEASIHLPASLLQYSQEVTAHQLMISVYSNSRLFPKIINNDNMDIPSCVIGSKLYGMSIQNLTEPVYIMLKAPLYYYAGKKLLPVVWDETLNKSGGWTNDGCYLRNVLNNLIVFHCNRLGYYGLLQDTSTFDYNGNSISGAKFRYSNPAIYIGSIATVTCLVIMSVTYIICYTSIAMPKKAKHCVINTWFAMALLSFFYSIGIYQTENIPICQGVGLILHYLSLCCLLWMAVFASNMYKKLSKPDLEDIPDNELQDPPIPKPLLGLYLVGWGIAMIICGISGAINLREYAGYSYCFLTTAPALVALFVPAGFLIVYLSIFHLLIKCSIQNVDMNAQLSEGTQATENMDLELLEPNTNLSVGRNSARSAQTVLSDIDDSEHSQITQLKGQIIILILYLISWITAAAAITKPLSAYISFDETIFATLYSLFSSSLGIFILFFYGIARNDVRSQWLKMGCWFQKRKNQCCRTRSISDANPVIATQSLVQNLVPPMSNSQATQVTSDSNSIGSSRYTNRSQTYNAFKVTDIITSQEVSPVGRKMTNVNLVVLHRQQYRSDNSVTTYIEPTCVEMFYNPHQSGVARKFFRKQRRHTKNNNLGPRKQGDGGAMSDAGSCISVPRSTTKLDSNIDQTILSSSAKVNNTNIHVELNPINDIKNVNILSDSGGSISEERNVPVRFVIGQEGLFGNTWTSKLMKKNICKVFHNNVV, from the exons ATGAGAgctattttattgtttttaattttaattcaaacaAGAGGAGAAACAATCCAGACATGTCCAAAGTATTGCACATGTAAACTTGGTGCACAAGCAGAATGGCTACGAATTAAATGTAGTAATGAATTGCAGAACATTAGGGATATCAATCTTGATAGTGTCAGCGTGGAATTAGTTCAATT AGATTTGAGCAAGAATGATATTTATGCTATTGAAGCTAACATATTTaagaatttgacaaatttgaaacgTTTGAACTTATCGCAAAATGATATAACTTTTATTGGTGAAAATTCTTTTGATGGTCTTGGAAATTTAGAGAGATT GGATTTAagtaaaaatcaaatttcaacTATAGATGCTCATACATTTAGCAAGTTGCCAAATTTGAAAAGGCT TGATTTGTCCGGCAACAACATAAGTGTGGTGAAACCatcattatttcataatttactGGCTTTAGAGCGCTT gaAGTTAAACGAAAATAAATTAACAACTTTAATGGAGGGTACTTTTTATGGTCTGAAATCTTTAAAACAGTT aGATTTATCTAACAATCCATGGAGATGTGACTGTGAATTATACTGGTTTAGTAATTGGATTCATAACAGTTCTATTAAATTAAa tcCTGCCCCAAAATGTGTATCACCTATAAATATCAAAGGTGAATTTGTGAAAAAATTGAAGTATTCAGAAAATATTCAATGTCAGTGGTTACCTCCCACAATTGAACTTCGGCCAGTTAATAATCAAGTAGTATTTGCTGGAGATTCTATAACTTTAAAATGCAGAGCACCTAGTATAACAGAAGATAGAAATGCAAGACTAAGTTGGTTGTGGTATCCTAATACTACTTCTGAAACTGTAGATTTAAATACATTTCTAGATCCACAAAAAAGTTTATCTAATATTAAAGTGGATAACAGATATCTTGCAGATAGTGGCATTGTGGACAG ttCTCTTAGTATTGTTCCTGTTAAAGAAGAACACAATGGCCAATGGAATTGTTTGTTAGTTTCTGTAAATGGTAATAGAACAAAAGCAATCAGTGTAATAGTTATCTCTGAAGAAACTCGTTATTGTCCTCTAGcag TAACTAAAAATAATAAAGGTATTTATACATGGCCAAAAACTATAGTAGGATGGAGGGCAGAATTACCATGCGAAGGCAACCACTTATCAGGTTTAATGCAAATGCCTTTAAAAGCTTCTTATCAATGTAATATTACAGGATATTGGGAGAATTTAAACACAGAATTATGTCCTTACATATCACATATAACAAAAAGTTTAGAACAATTTTCTAAAGTTAATCTTTCACTTACAAGGATCAGTTTATTAGAAAGTGcgaagaaattcaaaaattataCAGGAAATACCATAAAAATAACCGATCCTATTGAAGTTGATTTCATAACTCAAACTATAGAAAATTACTTAAATTTTGTAACTGAAGAAAAAGAACTTGGTTCTATGTTAATTGATGTCATTAGTACTCTGATTAATGTAccaaagaatattttaaaaaaagcTGAAATTTCCTTTAAATCTTGCACGCGACTAATAAAAGCTGTAGAAAAGATTATACAATTTACTCCATCTATACAATTTTACAAGAAAAACATGGCACTAGAAGAATTCAGAGTGAAACGTGATAGTTTTACAGGATTAATATGTACATGGTATTCCAATAATAATCCAGAAATACGATTTTTACAATGTACAACAAACAATAGAACATCTCCGattaatataaaagataaaataattgaaGCATCAATACACCTACCTGCATCTTTATTACAATATTCACAAGAAGTTACTGCTCATCAATTAATGATTTCTGTATATAGCAATAGTAGATTGTTTcctaaaataattaacaatgaTAATATGGATATTCCATCATGTGTTATTGGAAGCAAGTTAT ATGGAATGTCAATACAAAATTTAACTGAGCCTGTATACATTATGCTAAAGGCACCTTTATACTACTACGCCGGAAAAAAATTATTACCCGTAGTTTGGGATGAAACATTAAATAAATCAGGAGGCTGGACAAATGATGGTTGCTATTTAAGAAATGTATTAAATAACTTAATAGTATTTCATTGCAATAGATTGGGATATTATGGCCTTTTACAAGATACTTCTACATTTGATTACAATGGTAACAG CATAAGTGGCGCCAAATTTAGGTATTCAAATCCAGCAATATATATTGGAAGTATTGCAACAGTAACATGTTTAGTTATTATGTCTGTTACATACATTATCTGTTACACATCAATTGCTATGCCTAAAAAAGCAAAACATTGTGTTATTAATACTTGGTTTGCTATGGCattattatcatttttttatagtattggTATTTACCAAACAGAAAATATACCAATTTGTCAAGGTGTTGGTCTTATTCTACATTACTTGTCTTTATGTTGTTTATTATGGATGGCAGTATTTGCAAG caatatgtataaaaaattatCTAAACCAGATCTTGAAGATATTCCGGATAATGAACTTCAAGATCCACCAATACCAAAACCATTATTAGGGCTGTATCTAGTCGGCTGGGGTATAGCTATGATCATTTGTGGTATATCTGGCGCAATAAATTTACGAGAATACGCTGGATATTCATATTGTTTTCTCACAACTGCTCCTGCTCTTGTTGCATTGTTTGTTCCAGCTGGatttctaattgtatatttatctatttttcatTTACTCATTAAATGTTCAATTCAAAATGTTGATATGAATGCTCAGTTGTCTGAAGGTACACAAGCAACGGAAAATATGGATTTAGAATTATTGGAACCAAATACAAATCTTTCTGTAGGCAGGAATAGTGCACGCAGTGCACAGACTGTTTTATCCGATATTGACGACTCAGAACATTCTCAAATAACTCAACTAAAGGgtcaaattattattttaattttatatttaatatcatgGATTACTGCAGCAGCAGCTATAACAAAGCCATTAAGTGCATACATTTCGTTTGATGAAACTATATTTGCTACTTTATATTCCCTTTTTTCTAGTTCACTTGGAATTTTCATCCTCTTTTTTTATGGAATTGCGCGAAATGATGTTAGGTCACAATGGTTAAAAATGGGTTGCTGGTTTCAAAAACGAAAAAATCAATGTTGTCGAACAAGAAGTATCTCTGATGCAAATCCTGTAATAGCAACGCAATCATTAGTACAAAATTTGGTACCTCCAATGTCTAATTCTCAGGCTACTCAAGTTACATCTGATTCAAATTCCATTGGTTCATCCAGATACACCAATAGGTCGCAAACTTATAATGCATTTAAAGTTACAGATATTATAACCAGTCAAGAAGTTTCACCTGTTGGTAGAAAAATGACTAATGTGAACTTAGTTGTATTACATCGACAGCAATACAGATCTGATAATTCCGTAACAACATATATTGAACCAACTTGTGTTGAAATGTTTTATAATCCTCATCAAAGTGGAGTTGCTAGAAAATTTTTTAGAAAACAACGTCGtcatacaaaaaataataatcttGGTCCTCGAAAACAAGGTGATGGCGGTGCTATGAGTGATGCTGGTAGTTGCATTTCTGTACCACGATCTACTACAAAATTAGATAGTAATATAGACCAAACCATCTTAAGTAGCAGTGCAAAagtaaataatacaaatatccaTGTTGAGTTAAATCCAATAAATGACATTAAAAACGTTAATATACTCTCAGATAGCGGTGGTAGTATCTCAGAGGAAAGAAATGTTCCAGTGCGATTTGTTATTGGTCAAGAAGGTCTTTTTGGAAAT ACATGGACATCAAAACTGATGAAGAAAAACATCTGCAAAGTGTTTCACAACAatgtagtttag